Part of the Labrenzia sp. CE80 genome, ATGGCACTTCACCCAGATAGTCAGCGCAGGAGAGCTCGGCTGCGAGCGCGAAATCGGCGAATGACAGCCGATCCCCTGCGATCCACCTGCGCGAAGCCACAAGATAACCGAAATATCGCAGATGGTGGTGGATGTTTGCGCGTGCGACCCGCAGCGCGGCAGAATCAGGTTCTCCGCCGCCCGCAGACTTCGGCATTGTCTGCTTGTAGATGCGCTCCCGGACAAGATGGCCGACGACTTCGAGGTCAAATTTGCTGAGTGACCAGTCGACCAGACGACGGCACTCTGCGCGCGCATCTGGGTGGTCCGGCATCAAACGCCTGTCCGCGACCGCGTAGCCACGGGTCTCATCAAGATATTCCATGATAGGCGAAGGGCCGCAAATCGGTGGACCATCGTTCTCAACGAGAACGGGCACGGTGCCGGCCGGGTTGAGGCCGAGCAGCTCGGTGGGGCGCTCCCAGGGATTTATGGTCCGTTCCTGATACTCGGCTCCATACTCCTTCAACATCAAACGAACGAAGCGGGACGACGGCGAGAACGGATGATGATAGAGCGTGAGCATGAAAGAGGTTGGAACAGCCAGTTGGAGACAGTTTATCTACGGCACCTGAACGCGTGCCGATAGCTGTCAATTATGTCCTAAGGGTGGTTATCAAGGGTTTGACGCCAACCGAATTTGCTGGAAATTGTGTGTTGTTTTTTTGGGGGCCGGCAAAGCCGTTTTTTGGTTCATTTGGAGACTTTATTGATGGAAGAACAAACGATCATCAATGCACTGATTCTGGGGATTGTTGAAGGTCTTACAGAGTTCATTCCGGTGTCTTCGACCGGCCACATTCTGCTTTTGGGGCATTTTCTGGGCTTCGAGAGCACGGGCAAGACCTTCGAAGTCTTGATTCAGCTTGGTGCCATCCTCGCGATCCTGACCGTCTATGCCGCGCGGCTTTGGAACCTGGCCATGGCACTGCCGAGCGATGGAAAGTCGAGGCGGTTTGTTTTTGGCATCTTTTTGGCTTTTCTGCCGGCCGCCGTCATCGGGGTCATGGCGCATGGCTTTATCAAGACCGTGCTGTTCGAGTCCCCTGCTCTGATCTGCTCAACCCTGCTGGTCGGTGGCATCATTCTTCTTTGGATCGACCGGCTGCCTCTTAAGCCTCGCTACACTGACGTGATGGACTATCCCCTTAGCCTTTGTTTCAAGATTGGCCTGTTTCAATGTCTTGCCATGGTTCCGGGTGTTTCTCGGTCAGGCTCGACAATTGCAGGCTCCTTGCTGATGGGTACCGACAAGCGTTCTGCAGCTGAGTTCTCTTTTTTTCTGGCCATGCCAACGATGGCGGGCGCATTTGCCTATGATCTCTACAAGAACCGCGATGTTCTTTCGATGAATGACGCCGTGATTATTACGATCGGCTTCATCGCGTCCTTTGTCGCAGGTGTCTTCGTGGTGAAAGGCCTTCTCAATTTCGTCAGCCGCCATGGTTTCGCACCCTTTGCCTGGTGGCGCATCATTGTTGGCCTACTCGGCTTTATTGGGCTCTATTACCTAGGTTGACCGGCGTCAGAGCACCTACGCCCTGTGCGCACTTGCGAGTTCTTCCAGTTCAGCTGCAAGCGGTACTCTCAGATCTGCAGGCTCGATGAGTTCTGCGCCAGGACCGAGCCAGCGAACCAAGGGAAAGAGGCGACTTCGACTGACATCGGGAAGGCTGATCAAAACACTGCCGTCAGACCCGGGTGTGAAGACAGCATGCCGATAGTACCAGTCGGACATGAGTTTGGCGGCATGGTGTGCGGTGACGCGTATCAAAGCACTTGGTCTTTCAGTTTCCCAGCGGCGCATGGCTTGAGACAGCCAGGCTCCGCCAAGAAATTGTCGTATGGAAAAAGTCTTTTCCGGCTGAAACCTGAAACCGCTGACTTCAATGTTGCGAACACGATCGGCGCGATAGATCTTCAGGCTGTCGGCGTCGACTGATCGGCCGACAAGGTACCAAAGATCGCGGTCGAACAAAACGCCATAGGGTTCTACGTCATGCGCGCGCGGCTGAGGTCGCGCGGGGTTGAGGTGATCGAAGCGAACACGTCGGCTCTCCAGGAGACCGGTCATGAAACCGTCGAGTGCGCTCTGCCAATCAGCATTCGGTTCGAGATGTGTGCCTGCGTGGAAAATGTCCGCGGGGACAGGTTCGATACCGATAATGCGGTCAGCTTCGCTCAAGAGCGGTTGCACCGATTTCGGCAGCGACGCCACAAGCTTGCTTTCAGCGGCGGCCAGCTCTTCCACCAGAGGTATGGTCCGAATGCCGCGCACAAGGGCAAGGGCGGTAAGAAGTGCTGCAGTCTCCCTGCGGGTCAAGGCGACAGGCGGTTGGAGAAAACCTTTCTCCAGACGGTAACCGCCCTCTGCGCCGCGCTCGGCTTCAATCGGAATGCCAAGCGCGAGCAGACGGTCCACATCTCGGTAGATCGTCCTTAGCGAGACCTCGAAGCGCTCCGAAAGCGTCGTTGCTGTCACGAGCTTTCCGCCCGTCAGGAGCAGCAAGATGCCCAATGCGCGTTCTATGGGGTTCATATGCGTCCTCTCCCGTTTGGCCAATTCTGACAGATTCTCAGAAAAAGGAACATAACGAGAATATACCTGACTCCCTGCTGTCAGGATTGACCAGGCATTCTCTTTTTATCGCCGGACGGACTTCACCCGCGGCCATCAGAAAAGGGAGTTGAACTCATGACCATGGCAACCGATAGAATCTACCGCCAAAAGGCGGCGAGCCGGGGGCTTCCTCTCATGCTGCTTGTCTTGCTTGGCAGGCGGATACGGGAAGTGCTCGAGTACCGTAGAACCATTCGAGCGCTTCAAAGGCTCGATGATCGTGGTCTGCGCGATATCGGCGTGACCCGTACGGCCATGGGATTTGAAATGATGCCAGACGAGCTGCGCCGACAGCGGTGACGCAGAAAGATGCGCAACGAAAGCAAAACGGGCGGCCTGGGCCGCTCGTTCAAAAATCAATCTTCAGACCTTCGATCAGGCGGCGCGATGCGCGTCGAACTGTCCGTGTTCACGAAAGCGATCCAGATAAGTTGGTAGGATAGCGGCCAGCGTCGCTGGCTTGACACCCATGCCTTCAAGGGTTCGTTCTTCCTTGATCGCCGCTTCCGAAACAACGTTGTCGCTTCTCAGAAGCTCCACCTGGTCTGCCGTAAGCAGTGGTTTCGGCAGGATCTGCATCACGCGGCCAAGAGCACTTGCAACGTCAAAAGGAATTGGCAGAAGTGTACGCTTGCGACGGGTCACGTGGAGCATCAGCTCCAGACATTCCTTGAAGCTGAGGACTTCCGGTCCACCGAGTTCATACTTGGTGCCGGCAGTCAGCTCCCCGTCAACAGACTTTGCCACAGCATCAGCCACGTCACAGACATAGACAGGCTGGAATTTCGTTTCGCCGCCGCCAATCAGCGGCAGTGCAGGGGCGATCCGCGACATGGAAGCGAACTTGTTGAAGAAGTCATCTTCCGGGCCGAACACGATTGAGGGACGCAGAATGACACTGTCTGGCAGGGTCTCAAGGACGCCTTGCTCGCCTTCGGCTTTGGACCGTGCATAGTCGGAAGCGGCGTTCTCGTCAGCGCCTATCGCTGAAATATGGGTGATCCCGGTAAGACTGGCCGCACGTGCTGCTTCCGCTATAGCAAGCGGCCCAAAGGACTGCACCGCGTCGAAGCTTTGCTTGCCCGAAGGAAACAGTATCCCAACAGTGTTCACGACGGCATCTGCGCCTTGAACGGCCCGATCGACCGACCAACGGTAACGCAGATTGGCCTGTACCGGCATTATCTGACCCGGCGCTCCAAGAGGCTGGAGGTGTTCGGCAAGATCTGGGCGGCGCACTGCCGCGCGAACCCTGTAGCCGCGGCGGGCAAGTGCCTGAACGATATGGCGTCCGAGAAAGCCGGATGCTCCGAAGACTGTTACGAGTTTTCCATTGAGAGCCATGGACATGCCGGTTGCCCCCTATCGCGTCCAAATGATGTTGCAGTTCTTACAAGAACCAAACGTTCCTCAGTCTCTTAGACCTTTGCTGTCACCCTGTGAAGGGGTTCGCGTTTCCGCTTGTGAAT contains:
- a CDS encoding DUF1127 domain-containing protein yields the protein MTMATDRIYRQKAASRGLPLMLLVLLGRRIREVLEYRRTIRALQRLDDRGLRDIGVTRTAMGFEMMPDELRRQR
- a CDS encoding WYL domain-containing protein, whose translation is MNPIERALGILLLLTGGKLVTATTLSERFEVSLRTIYRDVDRLLALGIPIEAERGAEGGYRLEKGFLQPPVALTRRETAALLTALALVRGIRTIPLVEELAAAESKLVASLPKSVQPLLSEADRIIGIEPVPADIFHAGTHLEPNADWQSALDGFMTGLLESRRVRFDHLNPARPQPRAHDVEPYGVLFDRDLWYLVGRSVDADSLKIYRADRVRNIEVSGFRFQPEKTFSIRQFLGGAWLSQAMRRWETERPSALIRVTAHHAAKLMSDWYYRHAVFTPGSDGSVLISLPDVSRSRLFPLVRWLGPGAELIEPADLRVPLAAELEELASAHRA
- a CDS encoding undecaprenyl-diphosphate phosphatase — translated: MEEQTIINALILGIVEGLTEFIPVSSTGHILLLGHFLGFESTGKTFEVLIQLGAILAILTVYAARLWNLAMALPSDGKSRRFVFGIFLAFLPAAVIGVMAHGFIKTVLFESPALICSTLLVGGIILLWIDRLPLKPRYTDVMDYPLSLCFKIGLFQCLAMVPGVSRSGSTIAGSLLMGTDKRSAAEFSFFLAMPTMAGAFAYDLYKNRDVLSMNDAVIITIGFIASFVAGVFVVKGLLNFVSRHGFAPFAWWRIIVGLLGFIGLYYLG
- a CDS encoding complex I NDUFA9 subunit family protein; its protein translation is MSMALNGKLVTVFGASGFLGRHIVQALARRGYRVRAAVRRPDLAEHLQPLGAPGQIMPVQANLRYRWSVDRAVQGADAVVNTVGILFPSGKQSFDAVQSFGPLAIAEAARAASLTGITHISAIGADENAASDYARSKAEGEQGVLETLPDSVILRPSIVFGPEDDFFNKFASMSRIAPALPLIGGGETKFQPVYVCDVADAVAKSVDGELTAGTKYELGGPEVLSFKECLELMLHVTRRKRTLLPIPFDVASALGRVMQILPKPLLTADQVELLRSDNVVSEAAIKEERTLEGMGVKPATLAAILPTYLDRFREHGQFDAHRAA
- a CDS encoding glutathione S-transferase family protein; amino-acid sequence: MLTLYHHPFSPSSRFVRLMLKEYGAEYQERTINPWERPTELLGLNPAGTVPVLVENDGPPICGPSPIMEYLDETRGYAVADRRLMPDHPDARAECRRLVDWSLSKFDLEVVGHLVRERIYKQTMPKSAGGGEPDSAALRVARANIHHHLRYFGYLVASRRWIAGDRLSFADFALAAELSCADYLGEVPWVAEDNVKSWYARVKSRPSMRPLLGEKILGMPAAATYADLDF